A single window of Bradyrhizobium daqingense DNA harbors:
- a CDS encoding NUDIX hydrolase — MTTWRPRAHIRVVAIGLHWRDGRLLAAEVRDDAGRIKGVRPLGGEIEFGESWRAALVREFNEELGIDVILKGEPLMVENIFVHEGATGHEVMFISEVEFPDAAFCDQERIDFREDNGDPIVARWFDLADLDVDGAPSLFPTGLKDFLLGATKGGTT; from the coding sequence ATGACTACATGGCGCCCTCGTGCCCATATCAGGGTCGTCGCCATCGGCCTGCACTGGCGGGACGGGCGGCTGCTCGCGGCCGAAGTGCGCGACGATGCCGGCCGGATCAAGGGCGTGCGGCCGCTCGGCGGCGAGATCGAGTTCGGCGAGAGCTGGCGGGCTGCCCTGGTACGTGAGTTCAACGAAGAGCTCGGCATCGATGTTATCCTGAAGGGCGAGCCCTTGATGGTGGAGAATATCTTCGTGCACGAGGGGGCGACCGGCCACGAGGTGATGTTCATCTCCGAGGTCGAGTTTCCCGATGCCGCATTCTGCGATCAGGAGCGCATCGACTTCAGGGAGGACAATGGCGACCCCATCGTCGCCCGCTGGTTCGACCTCGCCGATCTCGACGTGGACGGTGCTCCGAGCCTGTTTCCGACCGGGCTGAAGGACTTTCTGCTCGGAGCGACAAAGGGCGGCACCACGTAG